A DNA window from Citrobacter tructae contains the following coding sequences:
- the flgK gene encoding flagellar hook-associated protein FlgK: protein MSSLINNAMSGLSAAQAALNTASNNISSYNVAGYTRQTTIMAQANSTLGAGGWVGNGVYVSGVQREYDSFITNQLRAAQNQSSGLTTRYEQMSKIDNLLSSKTSSISTSMQDFFTSLQTLVSNAEDPAARQALIGKADGLVNQFKTTDQYLRDQDKQVNTAIAASVDQINNYSKQIASLNDQISRLTGVGAGASPNDLLDQRDQLVSELNTIVGVEVSVQDGGTYNITMANGYSLVQGSSARQLAAVPSSDDPSRTTVAYVDGVAGNIEIPEKMLNTGSLGGLLTFRSQELDQTRNTLGQLALAFADAFNTQHKEGFDANGDQGKDFFAIGSPSVLSNAKNTGTGSLTAKVTDSSAVQATDYKIAFDGTDWQVTRLADNTSFKATVTGGKMSFDGMEITVGAGAKANDSFILKPVSNAIVDMKVMVTDESKIAMAEVSKNDLDPNVDKGKSDNRNGQKLLDLQTKATVGNKTFNDAYATLVSDVGNKTATLKTSSTTQNNVVTQLYKQQQSISGVNLDEEYGNLQRYQQYYLANAQVLQTANALFDALINIR from the coding sequence ATGTCCAGCTTGATTAACAACGCCATGAGTGGTCTTAGCGCAGCGCAGGCCGCGTTGAATACTGCCAGTAATAACATCTCCAGCTATAACGTTGCCGGATATACCCGCCAAACAACAATTATGGCGCAAGCGAACAGCACGCTGGGTGCGGGGGGCTGGGTTGGCAATGGCGTCTATGTTTCTGGCGTACAGCGTGAGTATGACTCCTTTATAACTAATCAGTTACGGGCAGCGCAGAACCAGAGCAGCGGCCTGACGACACGCTATGAGCAAATGTCAAAAATTGACAATCTGCTTTCCAGCAAAACCAGTTCCATTTCGACCTCAATGCAGGATTTTTTTACCAGCCTGCAAACGCTGGTCAGTAACGCGGAAGATCCAGCGGCGCGTCAGGCATTGATTGGCAAAGCGGATGGTTTAGTCAACCAGTTTAAAACTACCGATCAGTATCTGCGCGATCAGGATAAGCAGGTTAACACCGCGATTGCCGCCAGCGTAGACCAGATCAACAACTACTCGAAGCAAATCGCCAGTCTCAATGACCAAATCTCTCGTCTGACCGGCGTCGGCGCGGGGGCTTCACCTAACGATCTGCTGGATCAGCGCGACCAGTTGGTGAGCGAGTTGAACACGATCGTCGGCGTCGAGGTCAGCGTTCAGGATGGCGGTACCTACAACATCACCATGGCGAATGGCTATTCGCTGGTGCAGGGTAGCAGTGCGCGTCAACTTGCTGCCGTACCATCCAGCGACGATCCCAGCCGCACCACCGTAGCGTATGTTGATGGGGTTGCCGGTAATATTGAAATTCCGGAAAAAATGCTGAACACCGGCTCACTGGGCGGATTGTTGACTTTCCGGTCTCAGGAGCTGGATCAGACACGTAATACCCTCGGACAATTGGCGCTTGCGTTTGCCGACGCGTTTAACACCCAGCATAAAGAAGGCTTTGATGCCAACGGCGATCAGGGCAAAGACTTCTTTGCTATCGGCAGCCCGTCCGTGCTCAGTAATGCTAAAAACACAGGAACGGGATCGTTAACAGCAAAAGTTACTGACAGTTCTGCTGTACAGGCTACAGATTATAAAATCGCTTTTGATGGTACAGACTGGCAGGTTACCCGCCTTGCAGACAATACCAGTTTTAAGGCTACCGTCACCGGCGGGAAAATGTCTTTTGACGGGATGGAAATCACGGTAGGTGCTGGTGCGAAAGCAAACGACAGCTTTATTCTGAAACCCGTGAGTAACGCCATTGTTGATATGAAAGTCATGGTGACCGACGAGTCGAAAATCGCCATGGCAGAAGTGTCCAAAAATGACCTTGATCCGAATGTTGATAAAGGTAAGAGCGATAACCGTAACGGTCAGAAACTGTTGGATCTGCAAACCAAGGCTACCGTTGGTAATAAAACATTTAACGACGCCTACGCTACGCTGGTAAGCGATGTGGGGAACAAAACCGCGACGCTGAAAACCAGCAGTACCACGCAAAACAACGTAGTGACACAGCTTTATAAGCAGCAACAGTCTATTTCCGGGGTTAACCTCGACGAAGAGTACGGTAATTTACAGCGCTATCAGCAGTATTACCTGGCTAACGCGCAAGTGCTGCAAACCGCGAATGCGCTGTTTGACGCACTGATTAATATTCGCTAA
- the flgB gene encoding flagellar basal body rod protein FlgB, producing the protein MLDKLDAALRFQQEALNLRAQRQEVLAANIANADTPGYQARDMDFASELKKVMVRGREETGGVSLTLTSAQHIPAQTLSAPSTELLYRIPDQPSLDGNTVDMDRERTQFADNSLKYQMGLTALGGQIKGMMTVLQGGN; encoded by the coding sequence ATGCTCGATAAGCTCGACGCCGCCTTACGTTTTCAACAGGAAGCGCTGAATCTACGCGCTCAACGCCAGGAAGTATTAGCGGCCAATATTGCCAACGCCGACACGCCGGGGTATCAGGCGCGCGACATGGATTTCGCCAGTGAATTGAAAAAAGTCATGGTGCGTGGACGGGAAGAAACCGGCGGTGTTTCGTTGACGTTGACCTCTGCACAACATATTCCGGCCCAGACACTTTCTGCACCCTCGACGGAGCTGCTCTACCGTATTCCAGACCAGCCGTCGCTGGATGGCAACACGGTGGACATGGACCGGGAGCGTACGCAGTTTGCGGATAACAGTCTGAAGTATCAGATGGGGCTCACCGCATTGGGTGGACAAATCAAGGGCATGATGACCGTGCTGCAAGGAGGGAACTAA
- the flgJ gene encoding flagellar assembly peptidoglycan hydrolase FlgJ: protein MIGDSKLLTSAAWDAQSLNELKAKAGQDPAANIRPVARQVEGMFVQMMLKSMREALPKDGVFSSDSTRLYTSMYDQQIAQQMTAGKGLGLAEMMVKQMTEGQVVPADDAPQVPMKFSLETVTSYQNQALTQMVRKALPKATESNDEPLSGDSKDFLAQLSLPAKLASQQSGVPHHLILAQAALESGWGQRQIRRENGEPSFNIFGVKATGSWKGPTTEITTTEYENGEAKKVKAKFRVYSSYLEALSDYVGLISRNPRYAAVTGAATAEQGAQALQNAGYATDPHYARKLTTMIQQLKSMSEKVSKTYSSNLDNLF from the coding sequence ATGATTGGTGACAGCAAACTGCTGACCAGTGCCGCCTGGGATGCACAATCGTTGAATGAACTGAAAGCGAAGGCGGGTCAGGATCCGGCGGCAAATATCCGTCCGGTCGCCCGCCAGGTTGAAGGGATGTTCGTGCAAATGATGCTGAAAAGCATGCGTGAAGCGCTGCCAAAAGACGGGGTCTTTAGCAGCGACTCGACGCGCTTGTACACCAGTATGTATGACCAACAAATCGCCCAGCAGATGACCGCAGGTAAAGGTCTGGGTCTGGCTGAAATGATGGTTAAGCAGATGACCGAAGGGCAGGTGGTACCTGCGGATGACGCGCCGCAGGTGCCGATGAAGTTCTCACTGGAAACGGTGACCAGCTATCAAAACCAGGCGCTGACGCAGATGGTGCGTAAAGCGCTACCGAAAGCGACGGAAAGCAATGATGAGCCGCTGTCGGGCGACAGTAAAGACTTCCTCGCCCAACTCTCGCTGCCGGCAAAACTGGCAAGCCAGCAAAGTGGGGTGCCGCATCATCTCATTCTGGCGCAGGCAGCGCTGGAATCTGGGTGGGGGCAGCGACAAATCCGCCGTGAGAACGGCGAGCCAAGCTTCAACATTTTTGGCGTGAAGGCCACTGGGAGCTGGAAAGGACCGACCACCGAAATCACCACTACCGAATATGAAAACGGTGAGGCGAAAAAGGTGAAAGCCAAATTCCGTGTCTATAGCTCTTACCTTGAGGCGCTGTCGGATTATGTCGGACTGATATCGCGTAATCCGCGCTACGCCGCAGTAACCGGCGCGGCTACCGCCGAGCAGGGCGCACAGGCACTACAGAATGCAGGCTACGCCACCGACCCTCACTATGCGCGTAAATTAACCACTATGATCCAGCAGCTGAAGTCGATGAGCGAGAAAGTGAGCAAAACCTACAGCAGCAATCTCGACAATCTATTTTAA
- the flgC gene encoding flagellar basal body rod protein FlgC, with protein sequence MALLNIFDIAGSALTAQSQRLNVAASNMANADSVTGPDGQPYRAKQVVFQVNAAPGAATGGVKVADVIESQAPDKLVYEPGNPLADANGYVKMPNVDVVGEMVNTMSASRSYQANVEVLNTVKSLMLKTLTLGQ encoded by the coding sequence GTGGCGTTGTTAAATATTTTTGATATCGCAGGTTCTGCGCTGACCGCGCAATCCCAGCGCCTGAACGTGGCGGCCAGCAACATGGCGAATGCTGACAGCGTGACAGGACCTGACGGTCAACCGTATCGCGCAAAGCAGGTTGTTTTTCAGGTTAACGCCGCGCCGGGTGCGGCAACCGGTGGTGTAAAAGTCGCTGACGTCATTGAAAGCCAGGCTCCGGATAAGCTGGTTTATGAACCGGGCAACCCGCTGGCTGATGCGAATGGTTACGTAAAAATGCCCAATGTGGACGTGGTTGGGGAGATGGTCAACACCATGTCAGCCTCGCGTAGCTATCAGGCAAACGTCGAAGTGCTCAACACCGTGAAAAGCTTGATGCTTAAAACGCTGACGCTAGGCCAGTAA
- a CDS encoding flagellar basal body rod protein FlgF translates to MDHAIYTAMGAASQTLNQQAVTASNLANASTPGFRAQLNALRAVPVEGLSLPTRTLVVASTPGADMTPGQMDYTSRPLDVALQQDGWLAVQTADGSEGYTRNGAIQVSPTGELTIQGHPVIGEAGPIAVPEGSEITIAADGTISALNPGDPANTVAPVGRLKLVKATGSEVLRGDDGMFRLSAAAQAARGPTLQADPSIRVMSGVLEGSNVKPVAAMSDMIASARRFEMQMKIISSVDDNAGRANQLLSMS, encoded by the coding sequence ATGGATCACGCAATTTATACCGCCATGGGCGCGGCTAGTCAGACGCTGAATCAACAGGCGGTGACGGCCAGCAACCTGGCAAACGCTTCAACGCCGGGCTTCCGGGCGCAGCTCAATGCGCTGCGTGCGGTGCCGGTTGAAGGACTCTCTTTACCAACGCGTACGTTGGTGGTGGCTTCTACGCCAGGGGCGGATATGACGCCGGGCCAGATGGACTACACCTCCCGCCCGTTGGACGTTGCGTTACAGCAGGACGGCTGGCTAGCGGTGCAAACTGCTGACGGTAGCGAAGGGTATACCCGCAATGGTGCTATTCAGGTTAGCCCCACGGGTGAACTGACCATTCAGGGGCATCCGGTGATTGGTGAAGCCGGGCCGATAGCGGTACCGGAAGGTTCAGAAATTACTATCGCCGCCGATGGGACGATTTCTGCGCTGAACCCCGGCGATCCGGCGAACACGGTCGCGCCTGTCGGGCGTCTGAAGCTGGTCAAGGCGACGGGGAGTGAAGTGCTGCGTGGCGATGACGGTATGTTCCGTCTGAGCGCGGCGGCACAGGCGGCCCGTGGTCCGACATTACAGGCCGATCCCAGCATCCGCGTGATGTCGGGGGTGCTGGAAGGCAGTAACGTCAAGCCGGTTGCCGCGATGAGCGACATGATCGCCAGCGCCCGCCGCTTCGAAATGCAGATGAAGATTATCAGTAGCGTGGATGATAACGCGGGTCGCGCCAACCAACTGCTGTCGATGAGTTAA
- the flgG gene encoding flagellar basal-body rod protein FlgG — MISSLWIAKTGLDAQQTNMDVIANNLANVSTNGFKRQRAVFEDLLYQTIRQPGAQSSEQTVLPSGLQIGTGVRPVATERLHSQGNLSQTNNSKDVAIKGQGFFQVMLPDGTSAYTRDGSFQVDQNGQLVTAGGFQVQPAITIPANSLSITIGRDGIVSVTQQGQAAPVQVGQLNLTTFMNDTGLESIGENLYTETQSSGAPNESTPGLNGAGLLYQGYVETSNVNVAEELVNMIQVQRAYEINSKAVSTTDQMLQKLTQL, encoded by the coding sequence ATGATCAGTTCATTATGGATCGCCAAAACCGGCCTGGATGCACAGCAAACCAACATGGATGTGATTGCCAACAACTTGGCAAACGTCAGCACCAATGGTTTCAAGCGTCAGCGTGCGGTATTTGAAGATCTGCTGTACCAGACGATCCGCCAGCCTGGCGCGCAGTCTTCTGAACAGACCGTGCTGCCTTCAGGTCTGCAAATCGGTACCGGTGTGCGCCCGGTGGCGACCGAACGTTTACACAGCCAGGGCAACCTGTCGCAGACTAACAACAGCAAAGATGTGGCGATTAAAGGGCAGGGCTTTTTCCAGGTCATGCTGCCGGATGGGACGTCAGCCTATACGCGTGACGGTTCTTTCCAGGTGGATCAGAACGGTCAACTGGTGACGGCGGGCGGTTTTCAGGTTCAGCCGGCGATCACCATTCCGGCGAATTCGCTCAGCATCACTATTGGGCGTGACGGCATCGTTAGCGTCACCCAGCAGGGACAGGCTGCGCCGGTACAGGTAGGTCAGCTCAACCTGACCACCTTTATGAACGATACCGGCCTGGAAAGCATTGGTGAAAATCTGTACACCGAGACGCAATCCTCAGGTGCGCCAAACGAGAGCACGCCGGGGCTTAACGGCGCGGGTCTGCTGTATCAAGGCTATGTTGAAACCTCTAACGTGAACGTGGCGGAAGAGCTGGTGAATATGATCCAGGTTCAGCGTGCTTACGAAATCAACAGCAAAGCGGTGTCGACCACCGATCAGATGCTGCAAAAACTGACGCAACTCTAA
- a CDS encoding flagellar basal body L-ring protein FlgH — protein sequence MRKYALHPYPITALLVVSLTGCAWIPATPLVQGATSAQPVPGPTPVANGSIFQSTQPVNYGYQPLFEDRRPRNIGDTLTIVLQENVSASKSSSANASRDGKTNFGFDTVPRYLEGLFGNERADVEASGGNSFNGKGGANARNTFSGTLTVTVDQVLVNGNLHVVGEKQIAINQGTEFIRFSGVVNPRTISGSNSVPSTQVADARIEYVGNGYINEAQNMGWLQRFFLNLSPM from the coding sequence ATGCGAAAATACGCGCTTCACCCATACCCGATTACGGCCCTGCTGGTGGTTTCGCTGACAGGATGTGCCTGGATCCCGGCCACGCCTCTGGTGCAGGGCGCAACCTCTGCACAGCCGGTACCCGGCCCGACGCCGGTGGCGAATGGATCAATATTTCAGTCGACTCAGCCTGTTAACTATGGCTACCAGCCGCTATTTGAAGACCGTCGTCCGCGCAATATTGGCGATACGCTGACTATCGTATTGCAGGAAAACGTCAGTGCGAGCAAAAGCTCTTCGGCTAATGCCAGCCGCGATGGTAAGACCAACTTTGGGTTTGATACCGTACCGCGCTACCTGGAAGGGCTGTTTGGTAACGAACGTGCTGACGTAGAGGCTTCCGGCGGGAACTCCTTTAATGGCAAAGGTGGCGCGAATGCCCGTAACACCTTTAGCGGTACGCTGACCGTGACCGTCGATCAGGTACTGGTCAATGGCAATTTACACGTTGTGGGTGAAAAGCAGATCGCCATTAACCAGGGCACTGAATTTATCCGCTTCTCCGGGGTTGTTAACCCGCGCACCATCAGCGGCAGTAACTCTGTTCCGTCAACCCAGGTTGCGGATGCACGTATCGAGTACGTCGGTAACGGCTATATCAACGAAGCGCAGAATATGGGCTGGTTGCAGCGTTTCTTCCTTAACTTGTCGCCGATGTAA
- a CDS encoding flagellar basal body P-ring protein FlgI, with amino-acid sequence MVLLLATSLVHADRIRDLTSVQGVRENSLIGYGLVVGLDGTGDQTTQTPFTTQTLNNMLSQLGITVPTGTNMQLKNVAAVMVTASFPAFGRQGQTIDVVVSSMGNAKSLRGGTLLMTPLKGVDSQVYALAQGNILVGGAGAAAGGSSVQVNQLNGGRITNGATIERELPSQFGGGNTINLQLNNEDFTMAQQITDTINRSRGFGSATALDARTIQVRVPSGNSSQVRFLADIQNMEVNVTPQDAKVIINSRTGSVVMNREVTLDSCAVAQGNLSITVNRQANVSQPDTPFGGGQTVVTPQTQIDMRQSGGSLQSVRFSANLNNVVRALNALGATPMDLMSILQSMQSAGCLRAKLEII; translated from the coding sequence ATGGTTCTGCTGTTGGCAACCTCATTGGTTCATGCCGATCGTATTCGTGATCTGACCAGCGTTCAGGGCGTGCGTGAAAACTCGCTGATTGGCTACGGGCTGGTGGTAGGACTGGACGGTACGGGTGACCAGACAACCCAGACGCCGTTCACTACCCAAACGCTCAATAACATGCTCTCCCAACTGGGGATCACCGTGCCGACCGGCACCAATATGCAGTTGAAAAACGTGGCGGCGGTGATGGTAACGGCATCCTTCCCGGCGTTTGGACGTCAGGGACAAACCATTGATGTTGTAGTCTCTTCAATGGGTAACGCCAAAAGTCTGCGCGGTGGGACACTGCTGATGACCCCACTGAAAGGGGTCGATAGCCAGGTGTATGCGCTGGCACAGGGCAATATTTTAGTCGGTGGTGCGGGTGCGGCGGCGGGGGGCAGTAGCGTGCAGGTTAACCAGCTCAACGGTGGACGTATCACCAACGGGGCCACCATTGAACGTGAGTTACCCAGCCAGTTTGGCGGGGGTAACACCATCAACCTGCAGCTCAATAATGAAGATTTCACCATGGCGCAGCAGATAACCGACACCATCAACCGCTCGCGTGGTTTTGGTAGTGCAACGGCGCTGGATGCGCGCACGATTCAGGTGCGCGTGCCAAGCGGCAACAGTTCGCAAGTGCGTTTCCTCGCCGATATCCAAAACATGGAGGTGAACGTCACGCCGCAGGATGCGAAAGTGATTATCAACTCGCGCACCGGATCTGTGGTCATGAACCGCGAAGTCACGCTGGATAGCTGTGCCGTGGCGCAAGGTAACTTGTCGATTACGGTAAACCGCCAGGCCAACGTCAGCCAGCCAGATACGCCGTTTGGCGGTGGACAAACCGTGGTGACGCCACAAACCCAGATCGATATGCGCCAAAGCGGTGGTTCGTTGCAGAGCGTGCGCTTCAGCGCCAATCTGAACAATGTGGTCCGCGCACTCAATGCCCTCGGTGCCACGCCAATGGATTTGATGTCAATCCTGCAATCAATGCAAAGCGCGGGTTGCTTACGCGCCAAACTGGAAATCATCTAA
- the flgE gene encoding flagellar hook protein FlgE yields MAFSQAVSGLNAAATNLDVIGNNIANSATYGFKSGTASFADMFAGSKVGLGVKVAGITQDFTDGTTTNTGRGLDVAISQNGFFRMVDSNGSVFYSRNGQFKLDENRNIVNMQGLQLTGYPATGTPPTIQQGANPTPITIPNTLMAAKATTTASMQINLNSTDKVPTKTPFSASDADTYNKKGTVTVFDSQGNAHDMNIFYVKNAQSNTWEVHTQDASTGDAAKSAGFMRFNENGVFLGMSATAAEAVPTPPAPAWPTNIAIQTGTINGADTANFSLSFLNSMQQNTGANNIVATNQNGYKPGDLVSYQINDDGTVVGNYSNEQKQILGQIVLANFANNEGLASQGDNVWAATQSSGVALLGTAGTGNFGTLTNGALEASNVDLSKELVNMIVAQRNYQSNAQTIKTQDQILNTLVNLR; encoded by the coding sequence ATGGCCTTTTCTCAAGCGGTCAGCGGTCTGAACGCTGCAGCGACCAACCTCGATGTCATTGGTAACAACATCGCCAACTCCGCGACCTACGGGTTTAAATCTGGTACCGCTTCATTTGCGGATATGTTTGCCGGTTCTAAAGTAGGACTGGGCGTTAAAGTGGCGGGTATTACCCAGGACTTTACCGATGGCACCACCACCAACACCGGGCGTGGCCTGGACGTTGCCATCAGCCAGAACGGTTTCTTCCGTATGGTCGACAGCAATGGTTCTGTTTTCTACAGCCGTAACGGTCAGTTTAAGCTCGATGAAAACCGTAATATCGTCAATATGCAGGGGCTGCAGCTGACGGGCTACCCAGCCACCGGTACGCCGCCGACGATACAGCAGGGCGCGAACCCGACACCGATCACTATCCCAAATACGCTGATGGCGGCCAAAGCCACGACCACCGCGTCTATGCAGATCAACCTGAACTCTACCGATAAAGTCCCAACGAAGACGCCATTTAGCGCAAGTGATGCGGATACCTACAACAAAAAAGGCACCGTTACCGTTTTTGATAGCCAGGGTAATGCCCATGACATGAATATTTTTTATGTCAAAAATGCGCAGAGTAACACCTGGGAAGTTCACACACAGGATGCTTCGACCGGCGACGCTGCAAAATCAGCAGGGTTTATGCGTTTTAACGAAAATGGTGTGTTTTTAGGTATGAGCGCCACGGCCGCCGAGGCGGTACCGACTCCTCCTGCACCAGCATGGCCAACGAATATCGCGATTCAAACCGGTACGATTAATGGCGCAGACACCGCAAATTTCTCTCTGAGTTTCCTGAACTCCATGCAGCAGAACACCGGCGCTAACAACATCGTCGCCACTAACCAGAACGGTTACAAGCCTGGCGATCTGGTGAGCTACCAGATTAACGATGATGGCACCGTGGTCGGTAACTACTCCAACGAACAGAAGCAAATTCTGGGGCAGATCGTGCTGGCAAACTTTGCCAACAACGAAGGTCTGGCTTCTCAGGGTGACAACGTCTGGGCCGCAACTCAGTCCTCTGGCGTCGCACTGCTGGGTACCGCAGGCACGGGTAACTTCGGCACGCTGACTAACGGCGCGCTGGAAGCATCAAACGTGGATTTGAGTAAAGAACTGGTGAACATGATCGTCGCCCAGCGTAACTATCAGTCGAACGCGCAGACCATCAAAACCCAGGATCAGATCCTCAACACGCTGGTCAACCTGCGCTAA
- the flgA gene encoding flagellar basal body P-ring formation chaperone FlgA — MQTFKRGIAVAALLFSPLTLAQDLNSQLTAWFSQRLAGFSDEVVVTIRTPPNLLPGCEQPALSVSGSSKLWGNVNVLARCGNEKRYLQVNVQATGDYVVAAAPIARGSTLNPASVMLKRGRLDQLPPRTVLDINQVQAAVSLRDLILGQPIQLTMLRQAWRIKAGQRVLVIANGEGFRVNAEGKALNNAAVAQNARVRMLSGQVVSGVVDSDGNILINL; from the coding sequence ATGCAAACGTTTAAACGCGGAATAGCCGTGGCAGCACTGCTGTTCAGCCCCCTGACGCTGGCGCAAGACCTGAATTCGCAACTGACGGCATGGTTTTCCCAGCGGCTGGCGGGGTTTAGCGATGAGGTCGTCGTCACTATCCGTACACCACCTAATTTATTACCTGGCTGCGAGCAGCCTGCATTAAGCGTGTCCGGCAGTTCGAAGTTGTGGGGCAATGTGAATGTGCTGGCCAGATGCGGCAATGAAAAGCGTTACCTGCAGGTGAACGTGCAGGCCACAGGAGACTACGTTGTCGCCGCTGCCCCCATAGCCCGGGGCAGCACGCTTAATCCAGCCAGCGTGATGCTAAAACGGGGTCGACTGGATCAACTGCCGCCGCGCACCGTGCTGGACATAAACCAGGTGCAGGCTGCGGTGAGCCTACGCGATCTGATATTGGGTCAACCGATACAGCTCACTATGCTGCGTCAGGCATGGCGGATAAAAGCTGGTCAGCGCGTGCTGGTTATTGCCAATGGCGAGGGTTTTCGCGTGAATGCGGAAGGCAAGGCGCTGAACAATGCGGCGGTTGCCCAAAATGCCAGAGTACGGATGCTTTCCGGCCAGGTAGTAAGCGGTGTCGTCGATTCTGATGGGAATATTCTTATTAACCTATAA
- the flgD gene encoding flagellar hook assembly protein FlgD: MSISVKMNDPSSTGVNAASNNSSLTGSNAADLQSSFLTLLVAQLKNQDPTNPLQNNELTTQLAQISTVSGIEKLNTTLGSISGQIDNNQSLQASTLIGHGVMIPGTTILTGKGTEEGATTTTTPFGVELQQSADKVTATITDKDGKVVRTIDIGELKAGVHTFTWDGTMTDGTSAPSGSYNVAISASNGGTQLVAQPLQFALVQGVIRSNGGNTLDLGTYGTTTLDEVRQII; this comes from the coding sequence ATGTCAATTTCGGTAAAAATGAATGACCCGAGTAGTACGGGCGTTAATGCCGCCAGTAATAACAGTTCGCTGACGGGTAGTAACGCCGCCGATCTGCAAAGCAGCTTTCTGACGCTGTTAGTCGCGCAGCTGAAAAATCAGGACCCGACCAATCCCCTGCAAAACAATGAGTTGACCACCCAGTTGGCGCAAATCAGCACCGTGAGTGGGATTGAGAAACTGAATACCACGCTGGGGTCGATCTCCGGGCAGATCGATAACAATCAGTCGCTGCAGGCCAGCACCCTGATTGGTCACGGCGTCATGATCCCGGGTACCACCATCCTGACCGGTAAAGGGACGGAAGAGGGGGCTACTACCACCACGACACCGTTTGGCGTTGAGCTGCAACAGTCTGCCGACAAGGTCACCGCCACCATTACCGATAAAGACGGCAAAGTTGTGCGCACGATTGATATTGGTGAGCTGAAAGCGGGGGTTCATACCTTCACCTGGGACGGCACCATGACGGACGGCACGTCGGCACCGAGCGGTTCATACAACGTGGCGATATCTGCCAGCAATGGTGGCACACAGCTCGTGGCGCAGCCGCTTCAGTTTGCGTTGGTGCAGGGGGTTATTCGTAGCAACGGCGGTAATACGCTGGACCTTGGCACCTATGGAACCACCACCCTCGACGAAGTACGGCAGATCATCTAA
- the flgL gene encoding flagellar hook-associated protein FlgL: MRISTQMMYQQNMRGITNSQAEWMKFGEQMSTGKRVINPSDDPIAASQAVVLSQAQAQNSQYTLARSFATQKVSLEENVLGQVTTAIQTAQEKIVHAANGTLSDDDRASLATDLQGIRDQLMNLANSTDGNGRYIFGGYKTESAPFAQADGAYSGGTTNVTQQVDAARTMVIGHTGDKVFANLTSNAVPEPAGGTQEKNLFKMLDTAIEALNTPIAGNDAEKDKAAAAIDKTSRGLKNSLNNVLSVRAELGTQLSELSSLDSLGADRALGQTQQMSNLVDVDWNAAISSYVMQQAALQASYKAFSDMQGMSLFQLNR; the protein is encoded by the coding sequence ATGCGTATCAGCACCCAGATGATGTACCAGCAGAATATGCGCGGTATCACTAACTCTCAGGCTGAATGGATGAAGTTCGGCGAGCAAATGTCGACGGGCAAACGGGTGATCAACCCGTCGGACGATCCGATTGCTGCGTCACAGGCTGTCGTGCTGTCTCAGGCTCAGGCACAAAACAGCCAATATACGCTGGCGCGCTCATTCGCGACGCAAAAAGTCTCGCTGGAAGAGAACGTTCTGGGGCAGGTTACGACGGCTATCCAGACCGCTCAGGAAAAAATTGTCCACGCCGCCAACGGTACGTTAAGTGATGATGACCGGGCATCACTGGCGACTGACTTACAGGGGATCCGCGATCAGCTGATGAACCTGGCAAACAGCACCGATGGCAATGGTCGCTATATTTTCGGGGGATACAAAACAGAATCTGCACCGTTTGCACAAGCTGATGGTGCCTACAGTGGCGGCACAACAAACGTGACCCAGCAGGTAGATGCCGCTCGTACCATGGTGATTGGGCATACCGGCGATAAAGTATTTGCCAACCTGACCAGCAATGCCGTACCGGAGCCTGCGGGCGGTACACAGGAAAAGAACCTGTTCAAAATGCTGGATACCGCCATCGAGGCACTTAACACACCTATCGCAGGTAATGATGCGGAAAAAGATAAAGCCGCAGCTGCGATTGATAAAACCAGCCGGGGTCTGAAAAACTCGCTTAATAACGTGCTGTCCGTTCGCGCTGAATTAGGCACGCAGCTCAGTGAATTGAGCTCATTGGATTCGCTGGGGGCCGATCGTGCATTGGGCCAAACCCAGCAGATGAGTAACCTGGTAGATGTAGACTGGAACGCAGCGATTTCGTCCTACGTAATGCAGCAGGCTGCACTACAGGCATCCTATAAAGCGTTTTCTGATATGCAGGGAATGTCGTTGTTCCAGCTTAACCGGTAA